The Candidatus Poribacteria bacterium genome contains the following window.
TATTGTCATACGGTACGCCGACAATGGAAGCGGCATCGCCCGCGAAAATCAGCGAAAAATCTTTGAACCCGGGATGTCTACGAAGGCACACGGATGGGGACTCGGATTGACAGTTGTCCAACGCATTATCCGTGAATATCATCACGGAAGCATTCGTATTGTTAAGACGAGTTCTGAAGGAACGACTTTTGAAATTCGGTTACCCGTCGCATAGAACCAGTTTTACTGGCATTTTCAGCGAGCGGGGAATATCCCGCAGCTACTTGACTCTCGCTAAGGGAAAATTTGGCGATGTGCTGCGACTGGGTAAGTTATATAAACTTGAGTATGTCACAAACGCACCAAATCTTATGGATTGATGATGAAATAGAAGCGTTGCAACCGCATATTCATGTGCTACGCGAACGGGGTTATGCTGTCACGCCCGTTACGAACGGAGAAGACGGTATCGCGCTCTTAAAGAATGGGGATGCACAGTACAATGCGATCCTCCTTGACCAGGTCATGCCCGGTAAAGATGGGATGGCGACCCTTGAGGCTATCCGCACCATTGACGCGCAAATACCAGTCGTCCTTGTTACGCAATCCAGTGACGAGCAATTTGTCGAAGTAGCTCTCGGAAAACAGGTAACCGACTTTTTGGTGAAACCGATTGGCGTAGCTCAGATTGCTTCAACGTTAAAACGCATCCTCGATCAACCACAAATAGTCGTCAATCAAATTCCCAGTCAATATACCGCCGACTTCAATACGATACGCATGTTGAAGGACTCAGCACCCACCTGGCAAGATTGGATCGACATCTATGTGAAGCTGTTGCAATGGGATTTGGTTTCTGAGCGACTGGCTGAAGGCGGGCTGAAGGAGACTCACCTTGCACAAAAAAAGGAGTGCAATACTGAATTTTCCGATTTCGTTGAGGCACATTATCGCGACTGGGTCACAGGCAGCTCGGATGCTCCACCCCTTTCAGTAGATGTCTTAGACCGGTACGTTATACCCAAACTCCAAGACGGAAAATCCGTCTATTTTATTGTTGTTGATTGCTTCCGCTTAGATCATTGGTTAGCGGTAGAACCCCTTCTGTACCCATATTTCTCCATTGATCGCCAATATAGTTTTTCGATTCTACCGAGTGCGACGATGTATTCGCGTAACGCCTTGTTCAGTGGATTGTTCCCCGTAGAGATCGCAGAACGTTATCCGCAGTATTGGCAGGAGGAGTCTGATGGAAGCACGAGCACGAATCGCTATGAGCGGCAGCTCCTTGAAGCGCATCTCAAGCGTAGAGGTGTTCGGCTGAAACCGGGGCTCCAATACTTCAAAATTTTTGATGCTCGCGGTGGGAATACCTATAAGAAACGGGTTGCGGCGACCAAGCGCACCAGTCTTTCCGCTTTGGTTATCAACTTCATTGATATTTTAACACATCAACGTTCACAATCGGATGTCCTGCAGCAGCTTGCCCCTGACGAGGCAGCGTTCCGTACCTTAGCCCACTCATGGTTTTCGCATTCAGTGCTTTTTGACATTTTGCGTATCATTGCGGCACAAGGTGCTACTGTCGTCCTCACAAGCGATCACGGTTCGGTCTTCTGCAATCGCGCGACACCTGCTTTTGGAAATCGCGAGACGACGACCAGTCTACGGTTTAAAATCGGGGCAAACTTAGGGTGCGAAGAAGGCAATGCGGTCTATCTCCGCAATCCACAGGATTATCGGCTACCTGCCGAGACTGCAAGCAAGGACTATATTCTCGCAAAAGACGATTACTATTTCGTCTATCCGAACGATTTTTATAAGTATAAAAGGCAGTTTCAAGGAGGATTCCAGCACGGCGGTATTTCGATGGGTGAATTAATAACGCCTGTTGTGACGCTAACACCGCGACTGTAGGACGCAGCGCGGTGCCTCTTAGAAACAGGTACGATAGGAGGTAACAATGGAAAAGGAGATACTTATTTCTGATGATGAGTATGAAACGCGCTGTGCGGTGCTTGAAGAGGGGGTGGTGACGGAGATTTATATTGAACGGAAAGCTGCGACGCAAACATTGGGAAATCTTTACAAAGGACGGGTTGAAAATGTCTTACCGGGCATGCAGGTAGCCTTCGTTGATATTGGGTTGGATAGACATGCCTTCCTGCATATTTCTGATCTGAAATACGAGAGCGTCAGTGAAGGTGAGATCGAAAATGGGAATGGAAGGTCCGCCAGGAACACTGTTGTTGTTGATTTGAAGGCGAAGCAGCCGAATCAATCTCGTGGTGGACGTGGGTTCCCGTTTTTGATAAGTGATCTCATCTCTAAGAAGCAGGAGCTTCTTGTCCAAGTCGGTAAAGAACCTATCGGCACAAAAGGGGCGCGCGTCACAAGTAACATCACGCTTCCAGGACGGTATGTCGTTTACATGCCGAATTCCTCAAATATTGGCGTGTCCCGCCGAATTGAGTCACCGGCTGAACGTGATCGGCTACGGGATATGGCGAAGACGATTAAAGCCGATGTTGAAGGCGGTTTTATCATACGCACTGCCGCTGAAGGCTTGAGCGAAGACGAATTCGCAGCTGAAATCCGATACCTTATTAGTCAATGGAAACAGACTTGTGACCGTG
Protein-coding sequences here:
- a CDS encoding bifunctional response regulator/alkaline phosphatase family protein, translating into MSQTHQILWIDDEIEALQPHIHVLRERGYAVTPVTNGEDGIALLKNGDAQYNAILLDQVMPGKDGMATLEAIRTIDAQIPVVLVTQSSDEQFVEVALGKQVTDFLVKPIGVAQIASTLKRILDQPQIVVNQIPSQYTADFNTIRMLKDSAPTWQDWIDIYVKLLQWDLVSERLAEGGLKETHLAQKKECNTEFSDFVEAHYRDWVTGSSDAPPLSVDVLDRYVIPKLQDGKSVYFIVVDCFRLDHWLAVEPLLYPYFSIDRQYSFSILPSATMYSRNALFSGLFPVEIAERYPQYWQEESDGSTSTNRYERQLLEAHLKRRGVRLKPGLQYFKIFDARGGNTYKKRVAATKRTSLSALVINFIDILTHQRSQSDVLQQLAPDEAAFRTLAHSWFSHSVLFDILRIIAAQGATVVLTSDHGSVFCNRATPAFGNRETTTSLRFKIGANLGCEEGNAVYLRNPQDYRLPAETASKDYILAKDDYYFVYPNDFYKYKRQFQGGFQHGGISMGELITPVVTLTPRL